A single Pedobacter sp. PACM 27299 DNA region contains:
- a CDS encoding RNA polymerase sigma factor, which yields MHDKISESELWDSFKSGDKDAFKAIYYKYYMLLYKYGVKTSADTDLAEDCLQDLFLKLWKNRENLGDISSVKSYLYRAYIRLLFEAIKKSRREINLAELDHPQEESSIEETIIQEQNQTAVNQHLHQALKHLTKRQRQVMLLHYFEGLSYKQIAEILPIKYQAIRNCVHEGIKILRKNIASRSG from the coding sequence ATGCATGATAAAATTTCTGAATCGGAGCTTTGGGACAGCTTCAAATCCGGCGATAAGGACGCATTCAAAGCGATCTATTACAAATACTACATGCTGCTTTACAAGTACGGCGTAAAAACCTCTGCCGATACCGACCTTGCTGAAGATTGTCTCCAGGATCTGTTCTTAAAACTTTGGAAAAACAGGGAAAACCTGGGAGACATCAGTTCTGTAAAAAGCTACCTCTATCGTGCCTATATCCGACTATTATTTGAAGCGATAAAAAAATCTAGAAGAGAGATTAACCTTGCCGAGTTAGACCATCCGCAGGAAGAAAGCAGTATTGAAGAAACCATTATTCAGGAGCAGAATCAGACAGCAGTAAACCAACATTTACATCAGGCATTAAAACACCTCACAAAAAGACAGCGGCAAGTCATGCTGCTCCATTATTTTGAGGGCCTTTCCTATAAACAAATCGCAGAAATTCTTCCCATAAAATATCAGGCGATTCGCAACTGCGTGCATGAAGGCATAAAAATACTCCGCAAAAACATCGCTTCCAGGTCTGGATAG
- a CDS encoding MFS transporter: protein MKRNYFVLGLILLTFFVISFLTNIIGPLVPDIIRSFSLSLTTVALLPFAFFIAYGVMSIPSGILVEKYGEKKVMSAAFFISFLGAMLFVFTPGYFSYMCSLFLIGAGMAMLQVAINPLLRVAGGEEHFAFNSVLAQFFFGLASFLSPLVYSYLVLNIGKPEGDSSPIIAFFESIVPAALPWISLYWIFGIVSILMVIVIAFIKIPKVELKGDEKVGGMETNIALLKNPTVGLYFLAIFCYVGLEQGVANWMSEFLNTYHQIDPKTGGATAVSWFWGMLTIGTLLGLLLLKFMDSKKVLVLFTAAAILSLAFALFGSAAIAIWAFPMIGFFASVMWSIIISLALNSMDKHHGALSGILITGICGGAVLPLIIGWIGDMTSLKTGMVFIFLMLGYILSLGFWAKPLVQNETITLRKKKTLTDEQ, encoded by the coding sequence ATGAAAAGAAACTACTTTGTACTAGGACTCATTTTACTGACATTCTTTGTCATCTCATTTTTAACCAATATCATCGGACCATTGGTTCCTGATATCATCAGGAGCTTTTCTTTGAGCCTTACTACTGTAGCCTTACTCCCCTTTGCTTTTTTTATCGCTTACGGTGTCATGTCTATTCCTTCAGGAATCCTTGTTGAAAAATACGGAGAGAAAAAAGTGATGTCAGCGGCCTTCTTTATTTCCTTTTTAGGCGCCATGCTTTTTGTGTTTACTCCGGGCTATTTCAGCTACATGTGTTCCCTTTTCCTAATCGGTGCAGGTATGGCCATGCTGCAGGTAGCCATCAACCCATTGCTTCGCGTGGCCGGAGGCGAAGAACACTTCGCTTTCAACTCTGTCCTAGCCCAATTCTTTTTTGGCCTCGCTTCTTTTTTAAGCCCTTTAGTCTACTCCTATCTCGTACTCAATATTGGAAAGCCCGAAGGTGATTCCAGTCCCATCATCGCTTTTTTTGAATCGATCGTGCCGGCAGCACTACCATGGATCTCTCTATACTGGATCTTCGGTATCGTTTCTATTCTCATGGTGATCGTGATCGCTTTTATAAAAATCCCCAAAGTAGAACTGAAAGGAGATGAAAAGGTGGGCGGAATGGAAACCAATATCGCACTCCTAAAAAATCCAACAGTTGGACTTTACTTCCTGGCTATTTTCTGTTACGTAGGATTGGAACAAGGTGTGGCCAACTGGATGTCGGAATTTCTAAATACTTACCATCAAATAGATCCAAAAACCGGGGGTGCAACCGCCGTATCCTGGTTTTGGGGTATGCTCACCATCGGTACCTTGCTCGGTTTATTGCTCCTGAAATTCATGGACAGCAAAAAAGTCCTGGTATTATTTACTGCAGCAGCAATCCTTAGTCTGGCCTTTGCACTATTTGGTTCTGCGGCAATCGCCATCTGGGCTTTCCCGATGATCGGCTTCTTTGCCTCGGTCATGTGGTCAATCATCATTTCACTGGCACTCAACTCTATGGACAAGCACCATGGTGCCCTGTCCGGTATCCTCATCACCGGAATTTGCGGCGGAGCAGTCCTCCCATTGATTATCGGCTGGATTGGAGATATGACCTCACTAAAAACCGGAATGGTGTTTATATTTCTGATGCTCGGTTATATATTAAGCCTTGGCTTTTGGGCAAAACCACTGGTACAAAATGAAACAATCACCCTTAGAAAAAAGAAAACCTTAACTGATGAACAATAA